The Oncorhynchus tshawytscha isolate Ot180627B linkage group LG32, Otsh_v2.0, whole genome shotgun sequence genome includes a region encoding these proteins:
- the LOC112230346 gene encoding beta-2-glycoprotein 1: MAPSLSLPLLCLLALYTPVTTKKECGRPPLGDGMELEGLQRVYSPGDEVVLLCKRGYTPTSGSRTISCTASGDWTKSRLACSTKSCSLPEALGHGYMEFVDIVYQSVINYTCHEGYTLQGASTIECLYDGQWSDPPPTCTPVTCGLPPIPKYGKMVYDRKLTGDTIVFGFGGTYECFPPLVLIGSERGSCSTDGNWTEPPECKLVTCSAPTGINNGYMTNTDKREYGFKETVKYGCNVDYVLDGPVEIECLKTGDWSKEPVCRASCKVGIKRGRILYNGKKFWIEDFEPNRISHADVVSVYCMNKEKKCGYAVSTQCINGKLKIPECFEEPSAIPYQFKYGSLPSEIAQC, translated from the exons AATGTGGCCGCCCGCCCCTGGGTGACGGTATGGAACTGGAGGGGCTCCAGAGGGTGTACTCCCCCGGAGACGAGGTGGTGCTGTTGTGTAAACGAGGGTACACACCCACCTCAGGCTCTCGCACAATCAGCTGCACTGCTAGCGGAGACTGGACCAAGTCTAGACTCGCGTGCTCAA CAAAGAGTTGCTCTCTCCCAGAAGCGCTGGGCCATGGATACATGGAGTTTGTGGACATTGTCTACCAGAGTGTCATCAACTACACCTGCCACGAGGG GTATACCCTGCAAGGAGCCAGTACCATTGAGTGCTTGTACGACGGACAATGGAGTGATCCCCCACCGACGTGCACAC CGGTGACGTGTGGTCTTCCTCCAATACCTAAATATGGGAAAATGGTCTACGACAGAAAGTTGACAGGCGACACGATTGTGTTTGGTTTTGGGGGGACCTATGAGTGTTTCCCTCCACTTGTCCTCATAGGCAGTGAGAGGGGATCGTGCAGCACTGACGGAAACTGGACTGAGCCACCAGAATGTAAAT TGGTGACCTGTTCAGCTCCAACAGGCATCAACAACGGCTACATGACCAATACTGACAAGAGGGAGTACGGCTTCAAGGAGACTGTCAAATATGGATGTAATGTAGACTATGTCCTGGATGGGCCTGTGGAGATTGAATGTCTTAAAACAGGGGATTGGTCAAAGGAGCCAGTTTGCAGGG CTTCCTGCAAGGTAGGTATTAAAAGAGGACGCATCCTTTACAATGGAAAGAAATTTTGGATAGAGGATTTCGAGCCCAATAGAATCTCGCATGCGGACGTCGTCTCGGTCTATTGTATGAACAAGGAGAAGAAGTGTGGCTATGCAGTGTCAACCCAATGCATCAATGGAAAACTCAAGATCCCAGAATGCTTTGAAG AACCAAGTGCGATTCCATATCAATTCAAATATGGTTCCCTGCCATCTGAGATAGCCCAGTGCTGA